In Lycium ferocissimum isolate CSIRO_LF1 chromosome 7, AGI_CSIRO_Lferr_CH_V1, whole genome shotgun sequence, the sequence AAGATTCTGAATGTTATGCATAATGTTGAGCTGAAGAATAAAATGTTAATGGTTGTTCGCTTTTTGAAGTAGTACAGGAGAATCTTTTGTATTTTTACGTAGTCATGAAGAGCTTCTCAAAAAGCAGGAAGTATTTGAAGGTTGATAACTTATATCAGACGCTTCCTAGTGTTGGGACAAACGACTATACACCTTTACGCCAATCATGACAGTGGAATCAGGTTGCTGTCAAAGGGCAGGAGAATAAAGGAATTTGTGTGGAATCTGTAAGCTAAACAAGAGAAGTTGTAAACAAAATTAATGTCGTTAGGTTCCTAATTAAAACTTTTCAAACCTCAATTTTGcaaggttgtgggaccaaaaTCATAGTTCAACCTTCGAATATATGCAAAATACACCGATTACTATTATATCTCAGCATACCAATAATGTCCTGGATATTTTCTCATCCGAATGATTCCTCTAATGCTTGAATTAGCATTCTGGAAAGAGCCCCAAAATGCAACACTGGGAAATGACCAACCAATTTCAAATGAGTGGCACTGATTTCCAGCTCGGAAATTACAACCACGAACAAGAAAACTAGGAAAGCATAGGAACATTTAAGCCTCTTTTTCACATTCATCATCGATAAATCAAAGGCAGCAAGAGACATCCAGCATCACTCTTAGTCATAGCCACTAAGCATGCATCCAAAAACCACAAATCTGGAACACCAATGAACCATAAACTGCACTTGTCGGAAGGGGTTCAATGTTTACCGGTGTGCTAGTAAATCTAGAAGTCCCATTTTCAGTTTTTTCCCACCCTCCTTCCTTCGTTATTCCTCTCATTTTGAGTGTCAACAAACATAGGCTATTATTGCATCTAATAAATCAAGAGTAGCATGAGTAAAATAGAGAACAGGATTATTGCATCTGTTTCATCAAAGCATAAATCTTCATACAGAAATACTAGTGCACAAAGTTCAATCATATTACTTCAGAAGGTACATAtaagttctctctctctctttgtaTTAAACTCAAACTTCAGAGAAATATTTGTGAGCAACAGAAACCCCAGCAACAGCACTATTTATATCACAGGAGTTTTAGATCTTGTCAATGTCCTCGTCTTCAAACTCAATGTAATCATCAGCAGCAttctcatcttcttcatccaaTCCATTAGCAATACCCTCATTGAGCCTAGTGTTCTCTGGCAACTCTCCATATGCCTTCAACAACCTTGCCTCATCTGGCATATACTTCAGAATTACATCAGCCTTGTCATCCTGGCAAAACCCAAATATGAAAGTTTTAAAACACTATTAGAGAGACTACCAAATCCACATTCTATAAGAACCGAGACAGCATAAACAAGCAACCCAACACTATTAGAAAGACTACCAAATCCACATTCTATAAGAACCAGGACAGCATAAACAAGCAACCCCATGATGTGATTAATCGCCCAAGTACCATTACAGATAAATTCTCACATAAAAAAGAGGTACATCTAAGACTTAGAGGGCGCACTCttaataacttcttttttttttttttttttttttggggtaatcAGCGTAATAAAAGATTGGGCAGATTCTCTATTGTATCTAGAATTGCATCTACATCATTTAGAATAACCAGAACTCACCATTGAGCCTAAAAAGTAGTTATCAAGACTTCACATCTACAATCTATCACACTCAAATAACCAAATattaaacaaatacatatatagattttaCATTTATACTCTTATGACACTCAATAATCAAATAAAAGTACCATCTTTGTCGTTTCATTATGGAACTGAACCAGTTTGGCCAAATACACAAATTGCAGTAGTGCACATCATCCGCTATCAATAAGGTTATCCAAAATTATACAACCAGTGGTGCACGAACAAGAAAGTTGAATCATCTACTCATTCTATTTCTtcctcattttttatttttatttttattttttttgggaaaaaaagcCACAACTAACAGAAAGGAAAATTTCCGTAAACGAATACATAAAACACAGCCGAAAAGACGGGAACGGAAAAGCTTAATATGAGCCACTAGAAACTATGTATCTACTGCACGTACTTATGCATATCTACTTATGTTTATAACACAAGTACATATAGATATTTTATCCACATAGTGAATAATTCTGggataaaataaaaaggctCTTTTAACTCAGTCACCGGTTCAAATCCGATAAGGGGCTTCGTAAAACTCCGATCTTGTATTCGAATCACAGTTTTTAATCAATTAATGAATAATTTCATCTCAATCCTGAACTAGTTAATCCCCTATGTTCTTTTCACTCCATTCTGGTCCATCAAAATCTCAATCTTTAATAAGGAAAAGGCATGTGACAAAATAAAGGGTGAAAATCTCAGTACTTTTAACAGGGTCCAATGAagctaaaattaaagaccaagggGATGATTTAACAGGGTAGATAAAGCTTAACTTACGACCAAGGttcaaatcccaaccaattgatttctttttatatgAGGAAAACCATAAcctttataaaagaaaaattcttaaaCAGTTAGATAAAACACAGCTGAAaagataaaaagggaaaatcaaAATCACAGTtttcaatcaatcaatcaatcaatgaCTTTATCCCAATCCTGAACTAGTTGATCCTCTATATTATTTTCACTCCATTCTGGTCCATCAAAATCTCAATCTTTAATAGGAAAAGGGATATAAGATCTAAAGGGGAAAACACAGTTAATTAATATGGTCAATGAAGCTAGAATTAAGACCAAGGGGATAAAACTTAACTTAAGCTATATAAAAAAGATTAAAgcgaaaaaaaagaagggatcTTTACCTGATAATCACGGAGACCGACAAGAACGATATCACCAGCAGCGATCCAAACTTTCTTATGCATCTTACCACGTATGTGACAAAGACGTTTAGTACCATCAATACACGTAGCTTCACAACGTCCATTACCAAGCATACGCATAACCTGTGCATATTCTTGCCCATCTTCCTTGAAAACAAGCTCTCTCTTTTCATCATCTGCTTCATTCTTTCCTCTCTTCCTGTTCTTTCCTCCCTTTCCCTTATTCTTCGGCATGATTGCGCTTTTGCTTTGATGAATGAAACCCTAGAAACGAGTTCCAACTTTTTTTCCTATCTGAAAGAAATATTGATTGTGGttttcctttttcctcttttttataCTATATATTCTTTGGCTTTTCTTCCACCGAGCTAGCGTTGAAGCTACGAGACTCGGCATTTTAGACTAGTTTACCCTTTGGCGGTTCACTAATGGGCGTTAATGTGTGGGGACAAAACTGTAATATTAGAGCTGCCGgctattttcctttcttttttaatttttttttaaattttagttattgttgattttctttttaatgacTAAAGGTACATCAATAAGGTGTGTCTTAAGTTTTGCATAAGCAAGAGATAAaatcaaaaattgaaaattgaaaaatcgcATCAGAccgaattaattaattttttttcgcCTGTTCGGTTTAGCTTGTCAATGGTTTTTCTGCATCGAAGAATTACTACataatacaatttttttaaaacactcAGAATCTCAGGCCCTATGTTGTgatgatttcatgattttctagATAATGATTGAATTCTTTTTAACTGCTCTTCCTTGTTCACGTTCTTAAGTATATATCATACGCTGTGATgaattcatgattttcttgataagACGTAAGTCCATCGTGTGCATCCGATAAGCATTTTAACGAGCCTTTAGTGATATAATCATTTGTGCCACATATTTATATTGAGCCGAAATAGTCTGTGGAGTCGAAAGAGATAGGTGCAGGGGTGTACTGTGTAGCACTGCTAGGTTTAATGAAGGCGGCAACTAaaatgatatgttctatttagGTCTCCGATGAATTGAAATAGCCCATTTTGaattaagaaaacataaaatagctCAGTTTTTATTAAAACGAAAGAACATTTTATAAgctgaaaataaatatttcagaattcaggcccatgccaaaagaaccaaattagaaaaactgaaatcgaaccgaacttcaaaaaatcgaatcgAACCGaattagtttggttcggtgtacggtgtccactttcaagaaatcaaaaccgaaaaaaccgaaccgaaatttGAAAAATCGAATCAAAAAatcgaacgcccacccctagtttTGCACACCCTTGTTAAAGTTGCTTATATTCGTTTGTCTGGATATCTATCGGTTATGATAGacaatatataatattataataaattaaagTACAAAAAGTGTGATAGTCATAATAAAATGTTATTATTAAGATAATGGTTATAGAGAAGTCTCACGTCATCTTTTGTCTTCCTTAAATATCTTTATTATCATTCACTATTTTAAGTAATAAggataaattaaattatattttagaTGTTAAATACGTTcataagaaattaatttttcaaaacacTATTTGTTATTTAGAATTGAAATGAAGTATTAAACATGTAGGAGTCAACTCAAATAATTGTAGTATTAGATTGCGTACACTCAATTGTTCTTTATTCTATTGTGAGTGGGAAGACTTCCCCATAATAAGGACCAATACATCTGCGATACAAAATTAAACAgaaattcttttctttccctGTTATTTTCTGCTATCAGGATGACTTCAGAGAAAGGATATTCGCTGAAGTGTGATTCGTAATGTTCCACCATTGTTACAAAAGGATATACTTACTTCAAAAGATTTTCtaatattcaattatcaattatGATTATATCTTAAATTATTTGTCACTTCTTACTTATCAATTTTTAGGGTTAAAttgaacttgaaaaaaaaaatataaacacaagtaatatcataagatagtataattttttatttagcaAAAAGATACACTTCAAAGCTCATGTAATTTGAATctagaaaacaaaaaatgtCAAACATGCTGACTAAATAAAGTATGAGATTCACATAATAGGGGAGGAATTTCGTTCGTCCATGAAGTTGTCATCATGGTGCTATGATTTTCACCTCAGTGGACATTCTTGCTGTAGAAAAGTCTGGTTGAAAGATGGGACAAAAAGATTATGTTTAGCGGAGTCTTGTGGAAAGTTTAGAGATCACGCCCAAAGATTTAAAAAAGTAATACTCCCTCCTTTCAAAATAAAACATATACCTCTAAAATTTTTCACACCtgttaagaaaatactaactcttaTAAGAAAATACCAACTCcaag encodes:
- the LOC132063828 gene encoding eukaryotic translation initiation factor 1A-like; this encodes MPKNKGKGGKNRKRGKNEADDEKRELVFKEDGQEYAQVMRMLGNGRCEATCIDGTKRLCHIRGKMHKKVWIAAGDIVLVGLRDYQDDKADVILKYMPDEARLLKAYGELPENTRLNEGIANGLDEEDENAADDYIEFEDEDIDKI